The following proteins are co-located in the Fluviicola sp. genome:
- the pdxH gene encoding pyridoxamine 5'-phosphate oxidase, giving the protein MDDFLDVIRNDHHQFDKGKLEDHFGDEPFTLLAKWLREAIEKPATEPNAMTVSTLGLDGFPRARVVYWKELLEEGIVFYTNYSSDKGKAIEANPQVNALLYWPELERQISITGFAEKVPAEMSDAYFESRPRGSKLGAWASHQSEVLDSRDELEKRVAEYAEKFPDYVPRPEHWGGYLIRPINVEFWQGRPSRLHDRIVFNLKPDNSWELHRKNP; this is encoded by the coding sequence ATGGACGATTTCCTCGATGTAATTCGAAACGATCATCATCAATTTGACAAAGGGAAACTGGAAGATCATTTTGGTGATGAACCTTTTACTTTATTGGCCAAATGGCTGAGAGAAGCAATTGAGAAACCCGCAACAGAACCCAATGCGATGACAGTTTCGACCCTGGGACTGGACGGATTTCCGAGAGCCCGCGTGGTGTATTGGAAAGAATTGCTCGAAGAAGGAATTGTTTTTTATACCAACTATTCCAGTGATAAAGGAAAAGCGATCGAAGCCAATCCGCAGGTAAATGCCTTGTTGTATTGGCCGGAGTTGGAGCGCCAGATCAGTATTACCGGTTTCGCTGAAAAAGTTCCGGCTGAAATGAGCGATGCTTATTTTGAATCACGTCCAAGGGGAAGTAAGCTCGGAGCCTGGGCATCCCACCAAAGTGAAGTGCTGGATTCCAGGGATGAACTGGAAAAAAGAGTAGCCGAATACGCTGAAAAGTTCCCGGATTATGTTCCAAGGCCGGAACATTGGGGAGGTTACCTGATTCGTCCGATCAACGTGGAATTCTGGCAGGGACGCCCTTCGCGTTTGCACGACCGCATTGTTTTTAATCTGAAACCGGATAATTCTTGGGAACTTCATCGCAAGAATCCTTAA
- a CDS encoding pitrilysin family protein has protein sequence MIELLPHIYTLSNGLRLVYLHAGSPVAHLGVTVLAGSRFEEDHEVGLAHFLEHSIFKGTEKRKAFHILSRLDSVGGELNAYTTKEEICLYASFVKTHLNRAAELLSDIAINSNFPEKEIQKEKEIVLDELNSYLDNPSDKIFDDYEALIFPNHPLGNNILGTPESVQSFGRESLKQYVDKFFFTENTVISFVGDIPLNTLVKCLEKHFHSMPSGKAKAIPRTFENYIPVKKRVEEGNYQAHAIIGGIAPGYNSEHRRGMTLLTNVLGGPAMNSRLILSVREKYGYTYNIEAQYSPYLDLGYWSIYFGTDQKYLAKTMKIIYAELKKLREVPLTAKQLLQAKEQLKGHIALSLDSNLGLMQGLGKSLLLFNQIDTIQEMYASIDKLTSEELQEIARTYFKEETISELIYDVKPDSGN, from the coding sequence ATGATAGAACTATTACCTCATATTTATACGCTTTCAAACGGGCTTAGATTGGTTTACCTGCATGCGGGTTCACCGGTTGCTCATTTGGGAGTTACCGTGCTTGCCGGTTCCAGGTTTGAAGAAGATCACGAGGTCGGGCTGGCTCACTTCTTAGAGCACAGTATTTTCAAAGGAACGGAAAAACGCAAAGCCTTTCACATTCTCTCCCGCCTGGATTCGGTTGGTGGAGAATTGAATGCCTATACCACGAAAGAAGAAATCTGTTTGTATGCTTCTTTTGTTAAAACGCACTTGAATCGCGCAGCCGAATTGCTTTCGGATATTGCGATCAACAGTAATTTCCCGGAGAAAGAAATCCAAAAGGAAAAGGAAATTGTGCTGGATGAATTGAATTCTTACCTGGACAATCCGAGCGACAAGATTTTCGACGATTACGAAGCATTGATTTTCCCGAACCATCCGCTGGGAAATAACATCCTGGGAACACCCGAATCGGTGCAGTCTTTCGGAAGGGAATCGCTGAAACAATACGTTGATAAGTTCTTTTTTACTGAAAACACGGTTATTTCCTTTGTCGGGGATATTCCTTTGAATACGCTGGTGAAATGCCTGGAAAAGCACTTTCATTCCATGCCATCGGGGAAAGCGAAGGCAATTCCCAGAACTTTTGAGAATTATATTCCTGTTAAAAAGCGGGTAGAAGAGGGGAATTACCAGGCGCATGCCATCATCGGTGGAATTGCTCCGGGATACAACAGCGAACACCGCAGGGGAATGACTTTACTGACAAATGTACTCGGTGGCCCGGCTATGAATTCCCGCCTTATTCTATCCGTTCGTGAGAAGTACGGATACACCTATAACATCGAAGCGCAATATTCCCCTTATCTGGATTTGGGTTATTGGTCGATCTATTTCGGAACGGACCAGAAATACCTGGCAAAAACGATGAAGATCATTTATGCTGAGTTGAAGAAGCTCCGGGAAGTTCCGCTTACTGCGAAGCAATTGCTGCAGGCAAAAGAGCAATTGAAAGGTCACATTGCTTTGTCCCTGGACTCGAATTTGGGCTTGATGCAAGGTTTGGGAAAATCCCTGTTGCTGTTCAACCAGATTGATACCATCCAGGAGATGTATGCGAGTATTGATAAGCTGACGAGTGAAGAATTGCAGGAAATTGCCCGGACTTATTTCAAGGAAGAAACTATCTCTGAATTGATCTACGATGTAAAACCTGACTCAGGAAATTAA
- a CDS encoding thioredoxin family protein: MDFQTYLEQFEQILNASNRQAPYDKEDYLNYTKLNWSRMNRWLKKGEILPHVKEKIESINEKQEWVVITEPWCGDASHIVPFIQMMAELNPLIHVDYELRDSEPFRINDYLTNGGKAIPKVIIKNEQGEDLATWGPRPAECQLLYKEMHDSKAPFEEVKIRLQNWYNEHQGVEIQEEIIALI, from the coding sequence ATGGACTTTCAAACTTACCTCGAACAATTCGAACAAATCCTAAACGCTTCCAACCGGCAAGCTCCTTACGATAAAGAAGACTATCTTAATTACACCAAGCTGAACTGGTCGCGGATGAACCGTTGGCTGAAAAAAGGAGAAATTCTGCCTCACGTAAAAGAGAAGATCGAATCAATCAACGAAAAACAAGAATGGGTTGTCATTACCGAACCCTGGTGTGGCGATGCTTCACACATTGTTCCGTTCATTCAGATGATGGCGGAATTGAACCCATTGATCCATGTAGATTACGAATTACGTGATTCAGAACCTTTCCGCATCAATGATTACCTGACAAACGGCGGAAAAGCAATTCCGAAAGTGATTATCAAAAACGAACAAGGAGAGGATTTGGCAACCTGGGGTCCAAGACCTGCGGAATGTCAATTGCTGTACAAAGAAATGCACGACAGTAAAGCGCCATTTGAAGAAGTGAAAATCCGCTTGCAAAACTGGTACAACGAACATCAGGGAGTAGAGATCCAGGAAGAAATCATTGCCTTGATTTAA
- a CDS encoding methyltransferase, giving the protein MSVFKFKHFQISQEHAALKVGTDSMILGSLCHWGNPARLLDIGTGTGVLSLMCAQRFAFREITGLEISEQAVLDARTNAQNNPFPSPISIVHQPIQEYQAAELFDAIISNPPFFENSQKNPDVHKSLARHTESLSFTELIAAISRLLTPNGKAWIIVPFESTWNIVQLAKEHQLYALELITLFGKPEKPTRMILSLGKQEQKIKTSSLCIRTESGAYTEAYKTLTREFHDRIL; this is encoded by the coding sequence ATGAGTGTTTTTAAATTCAAACACTTTCAAATTTCCCAGGAACATGCTGCGCTGAAAGTCGGCACAGACTCAATGATCCTCGGTTCATTATGTCATTGGGGAAATCCCGCACGTTTACTCGATATCGGAACCGGAACCGGTGTTCTTTCACTCATGTGTGCCCAGCGGTTTGCTTTCCGGGAAATTACCGGGCTGGAAATTTCCGAGCAGGCAGTACTTGACGCCCGCACAAATGCACAGAACAATCCGTTCCCGTCTCCCATTTCGATCGTTCATCAACCCATCCAGGAATACCAGGCTGCGGAACTGTTCGATGCGATTATCAGCAATCCGCCCTTTTTTGAGAACAGTCAGAAAAACCCGGATGTACACAAATCACTCGCACGTCATACGGAAAGCCTTTCTTTTACGGAATTGATCGCGGCTATTTCACGCTTGCTGACTCCAAACGGGAAAGCCTGGATCATTGTTCCGTTTGAAAGCACCTGGAACATTGTTCAACTGGCAAAAGAGCATCAATTGTATGCTTTGGAACTGATCACCCTTTTCGGTAAACCGGAAAAGCCCACCCGGATGATCCTTTCTTTGGGAAAACAGGAACAGAAAATAAAAACTTCTTCTTTATGCATCCGGACGGAAAGCGGAGCATACACGGAAGCGTATAAAACGCTTACAAGGGAATTTCACGACCGGATTTTATAA
- the rimM gene encoding ribosome maturation factor RimM (Essential for efficient processing of 16S rRNA): MQHSDCFQLGYIAKLHGYKGEVSLFLDVTNPEDYKTLDAFFIDINGQLTPFFVQSFQLKNKGFASVKLEGVDSENDAKVILRKSCYLPLSILPELDDKHFYDHEIIGFKLIDTRYGEAGIIEEVVDNSVNPLIVVMNGEKEILIPFVEGLIQQVDRQSKTLHVTSPEGLIEMYMGE, translated from the coding sequence ATGCAACATTCTGATTGCTTTCAACTTGGTTATATTGCGAAACTTCACGGATACAAAGGTGAAGTTTCGCTTTTTTTGGATGTAACCAATCCGGAAGATTACAAAACACTTGACGCATTTTTTATTGATATCAACGGGCAATTGACCCCGTTCTTTGTTCAGTCGTTCCAATTGAAGAACAAAGGATTTGCTTCCGTAAAACTGGAAGGTGTTGATTCGGAAAACGATGCGAAAGTCATTCTTAGAAAAAGCTGTTATCTTCCCTTGTCCATTCTCCCTGAACTGGACGATAAACACTTCTACGATCACGAGATTATCGGATTCAAACTGATTGACACCCGTTATGGTGAAGCCGGAATTATCGAAGAAGTCGTAGATAATAGTGTAAACCCGCTGATCGTGGTCATGAACGGCGAAAAAGAAATCCTGATCCCTTTTGTGGAGGGACTGATCCAACAAGTTGACCGCCAATCCAAAACATTACACGTCACTTCTCCGGAAGGCCTGATTGAAATGTACATGGGCGAATAA
- a CDS encoding 30S ribosomal protein S16 has translation MATRIRLQRHGKKGKAIFHVVVADSRAKRDGKFIEKLGVYNPNTNPATIDINFESTLKWVGTGAEMSDTARAILSYKGVLYKNHLLKGVTKGALTAEQVETKFAAWEAEKAAKIQGKIEGLGKDAVADKAARLKAEAEANEAKAKAIEAKNTPAVEEVEAPAEETEATTEEAAAEETTEAPAEDAPAAEGEAEA, from the coding sequence ATGGCAACACGTATTCGTTTGCAAAGACACGGTAAAAAAGGGAAAGCAATTTTCCACGTAGTAGTAGCTGATTCCCGCGCTAAGCGTGATGGTAAGTTCATCGAGAAATTGGGAGTTTACAACCCGAACACGAACCCGGCTACAATCGACATCAACTTCGAATCAACTTTAAAATGGGTTGGTACAGGTGCTGAAATGTCTGATACTGCACGTGCAATCCTTTCTTACAAAGGGGTATTGTACAAAAACCACCTGTTGAAAGGTGTAACAAAAGGAGCTTTAACTGCTGAGCAGGTAGAAACTAAGTTTGCTGCTTGGGAAGCTGAAAAAGCTGCTAAAATCCAGGGTAAAATTGAAGGTCTTGGAAAAGATGCTGTAGCTGATAAAGCTGCACGTTTGAAAGCGGAAGCTGAAGCTAACGAGGCTAAAGCAAAAGCTATTGAAGCTAAAAACACGCCGGCTGTTGAAGAAGTAGAGGCTCCTGCTGAGGAAACTGAAGCTACAACAGAAGAGGCTGCTGCTGAAGAAACAACTGAAGCTCCTGCAGAGGATGCTCCGGCTGCTGAAGGAGAAGCTGAGGCTTAA
- a CDS encoding outer membrane beta-barrel protein, whose translation MKKLILPVLAVMAMGTASAQFNLGISAGYGLGSPGHVMGTSTTASGSSYSEKNIYGTLGSGVQANIIPGYMFGEHFGIELGLNGFFGAKTTIDEATLPTGDYQHTQSSNQFRITPAFIVKSGGEKLSVYARTGLIFPLMGSVKSEIIDNTNPAAQTLIQLKTSGKVSLGYTGAVGLNVHFGKKFGFFAEVGANSLRVKSKETTMKMYNVNGTDQLGNIPTYSKETKYVDELTNTSNNAGTNPTGTNVGVAKEDLRQVANFSNFFLQVGVKFTFTKD comes from the coding sequence ATGAAAAAATTAATTCTACCTGTATTGGCAGTAATGGCTATGGGCACTGCATCCGCACAATTTAACCTTGGCATTTCTGCAGGTTACGGTTTAGGATCACCGGGGCATGTGATGGGAACAAGCACAACTGCCAGCGGAAGCTCTTACAGCGAAAAGAACATTTACGGAACATTGGGAAGCGGTGTGCAAGCGAATATTATTCCGGGATACATGTTCGGAGAACATTTTGGAATTGAATTAGGCCTGAACGGATTCTTCGGAGCCAAAACAACAATCGACGAGGCTACATTACCAACGGGTGATTACCAACACACGCAATCTTCCAACCAATTCCGTATCACACCAGCTTTCATCGTAAAATCAGGAGGTGAGAAATTATCGGTTTATGCGCGTACAGGATTAATTTTCCCGTTGATGGGATCGGTTAAATCCGAGATCATTGACAATACAAACCCGGCCGCTCAAACGCTGATACAATTGAAAACTTCCGGGAAAGTGAGTTTGGGATACACCGGAGCTGTCGGATTGAACGTACATTTCGGTAAAAAATTCGGATTCTTCGCTGAAGTCGGAGCAAACAGCTTACGTGTGAAATCGAAAGAAACAACGATGAAAATGTATAACGTAAACGGAACAGACCAATTGGGTAATATTCCTACCTACAGTAAAGAAACCAAGTATGTTGACGAATTGACAAATACTTCCAACAACGCGGGAACAAACCCAACGGGAACAAATGTGGGCGTTGCAAAAGAAGATTTGAGACAAGTTGCAAACTTCAGTAACTTCTTCTTACAGGTTGGTGTTAAATTTACTTTTACAAAAGACTAA
- a CDS encoding HD domain-containing protein: MKNHTNLFEEVKSVVEEKFRRESADHDWYHIERVLKLAEYIQNQEGGDLMVVRLAALLHDISDHKLNGGIKNDCGRVSREILTALDADEFLIEKVCAIVDKVSFKGSGVEDEVESLELDIVRDADRLDAIGAIGIARAFHYGGKNNRSFYEPDLAPSLHTDFEAYSSDKSHTLNHFYEKLLLIKDRLRTKTAQKIGEERHRIMAGFVADFLKEWNVKLS; the protein is encoded by the coding sequence ATGAAAAATCACACGAATTTGTTTGAGGAAGTTAAATCGGTAGTGGAAGAGAAATTCAGGAGGGAAAGCGCTGATCACGATTGGTATCACATTGAACGGGTGCTGAAACTTGCTGAATATATTCAAAATCAGGAAGGTGGCGATTTGATGGTGGTTCGCCTGGCCGCTTTGCTGCACGACATTTCAGATCACAAATTGAACGGCGGGATCAAGAACGATTGCGGAAGAGTGTCGCGGGAAATCCTGACAGCATTGGATGCCGATGAGTTCTTGATCGAAAAAGTATGCGCAATCGTAGATAAGGTTTCGTTCAAAGGCTCTGGAGTAGAAGACGAAGTGGAAAGCCTGGAACTGGATATCGTGAGAGATGCCGACCGGCTGGATGCAATAGGGGCGATCGGGATTGCACGGGCATTTCATTACGGCGGAAAAAATAACCGCTCTTTCTACGAACCCGATTTGGCGCCGTCGCTCCACACGGATTTTGAAGCTTATTCTTCCGATAAGTCCCATACATTGAATCATTTTTATGAGAAACTCTTATTGATAAAAGACAGGCTACGCACCAAAACGGCTCAAAAAATAGGAGAGGAGCGGCACCGGATCATGGCCGGTTTTGTGGCCGATTTTTTGAAAGAATGGAACGTTAAATTATCATGA
- a CDS encoding ROK family protein, translated as MIEHVALGIDIGGTNTAYGLVNRHGEVLFEESVMTTDYPTPEDLVEKIYGDIKNNGFMDNLLGLGVGAPNGNVFTGNIEFAPNLRWKGVIPIAELFEQRFHRPTLLANDANAAAIGEHLFGNAKDLNDFVLITLGTGLGSGVFINGELIVGSQGFAGEYGHIRVVHNGRSCGCGRNGCLETYVSSTGVVRSVEELDSVHKAGSTLNGLAKITAKEVFQAAAAGDQFAIEIVDYTAEMLGVALADFAAFSNPKAYILFGGLAQSGAYFSEKVKKHMEENLLKIYQGHIEIRNSALHDMNAAVLGTAASMFWKAIKK; from the coding sequence ATGATTGAACATGTTGCGTTAGGCATAGACATCGGTGGAACCAATACTGCATATGGGTTGGTGAATCGACATGGAGAGGTGTTATTTGAAGAATCCGTTATGACAACTGATTATCCGACTCCCGAAGATTTAGTGGAAAAGATATACGGAGACATTAAAAACAATGGGTTCATGGATAATCTGTTGGGATTGGGTGTCGGTGCTCCGAATGGAAATGTATTTACCGGGAATATTGAATTTGCTCCGAACCTGAGATGGAAAGGAGTGATCCCGATTGCGGAACTGTTCGAACAGCGGTTTCACCGGCCCACTTTATTGGCCAATGATGCAAACGCTGCTGCTATCGGCGAGCACTTGTTCGGAAACGCGAAAGACCTGAATGATTTTGTACTGATTACACTTGGAACCGGGCTCGGATCAGGAGTTTTTATCAACGGTGAATTGATTGTCGGGTCACAGGGATTTGCGGGTGAATACGGGCATATTCGTGTGGTACATAACGGACGTTCCTGCGGATGCGGAAGAAATGGCTGCCTGGAAACCTATGTTTCAAGCACAGGAGTCGTGAGGAGTGTGGAGGAATTGGATAGTGTACATAAAGCCGGTTCAACACTGAACGGATTGGCTAAGATCACGGCAAAAGAAGTTTTCCAGGCTGCTGCTGCGGGAGATCAGTTTGCCATAGAGATCGTCGATTATACGGCGGAAATGCTGGGGGTTGCCCTGGCGGATTTCGCGGCCTTTTCAAACCCGAAAGCGTACATCCTTTTTGGTGGCCTGGCGCAAAGCGGTGCTTATTTCTCCGAAAAAGTAAAAAAACACATGGAAGAAAACCTGCTGAAGATCTACCAGGGACATATTGAAATTCGAAATTCTGCACTTCACGATATGAATGCGGCCGTATTGGGTACTGCTGCTTCCATGTTCTGGAAAGCAATTAAAAAGTAA
- a CDS encoding GH92 family glycosyl hydrolase: MKNTILATALICSSAVFSQVQELKNNSDAARDKVFQKTAGKPMVKPSQYVNPFVGTGGHGHTFPGAVLPFGMVQVGPDTRYEGWDGCGGYHYSDSVIYGFSHTHLSGTGIPDYSDVLLVPQQGKLNTVPGYKKAGGFGSAFKHSKEKALPGYYHVELENGITADLTATAHCAVHRYTFNAPKGKRYIIIDLGYRDRVLEVFAKKTSSKTVEGRRVSEAWAPHQHLAFSLETSVPFTKTKWIEDKEDGNYLFVLEFPDGIKEISVWVGISGTDETGAGNNLKSELLSMDHDFDFVRLRAAGAWDQQLGKIQVETKNETILNNFYTALYHTFIHPSLWTDVDGRYRDYNDQVQTSDKALYSVFSLWDTYRGANPLYTIVQPEKVSDFVGSFYQQYKNTGLLPVWTLSNNETDCMIGYHSVSVITDAYLKGIPLENPEGLLEAMIASSTADQFGKKQYEETGFISANSLAESVSRTLEYAYDDWCISKFAEKLGKADIAKKYQIRSANWMNLVHPETRFFQPRKDGIFLPFFKPNEVNHHFTEANGWQYSLAAPHHIQALIDIHGGNEGMIHFLDTLFLGSSSMSGREQADITGLIGQYAHGNEPSHHMAYTYNYCGAPDKTQFFVDSILKTFYTNTPDGLSGNEDCGQMSAWYVLSAMGFYPVSPGSPTYTIGRPLMDHVTIQGEKMPFEIKVLHNSAENKYVQAVQWNGKAYQKLYITHQMIKEGGVLEITMGDKPNKQVANYELDLRHEIPAAFVPVPFFTTTQTMFDSDMDLGIDVLFFEKGKIYYSLDGEKFQPFYKQGGKNIQLKETTTVYAKVVREDGTESKVIRSLFTKYVRDKKITVTTPYANQYSGGGTQALVDGQRGTEEYRGTEWQGTFGKNVQGTIELNETREISMIEFSYLQDQKSWIFPPKSVSIEVSTDGVNFRKLGKVQSGATVKEGDKLKLGTVNVEIAPTTCKFIRFSVENYGPCPDWHLGKGNQTWLFLDEITVK; this comes from the coding sequence ATGAAAAATACCATTCTGGCAACTGCACTGATTTGTTCTTCTGCGGTTTTTTCGCAGGTTCAGGAGTTGAAAAACAATTCCGATGCTGCAAGAGATAAGGTTTTTCAAAAAACAGCCGGTAAACCGATGGTCAAACCGTCGCAATATGTAAACCCTTTTGTGGGAACGGGCGGGCACGGACATACATTCCCGGGAGCGGTGTTGCCGTTCGGGATGGTGCAGGTTGGACCCGACACACGCTATGAAGGATGGGATGGCTGTGGCGGTTATCACTACTCGGATTCGGTGATTTACGGATTCAGTCATACGCATTTGAGCGGAACGGGAATCCCGGATTATTCCGATGTGCTTTTAGTACCGCAGCAGGGAAAACTGAATACGGTTCCGGGTTATAAAAAAGCCGGTGGATTCGGTTCGGCATTCAAACATTCGAAAGAAAAAGCACTTCCCGGCTATTATCATGTGGAACTGGAAAACGGGATTACAGCAGATTTGACAGCTACTGCTCATTGTGCCGTTCACCGTTACACCTTCAACGCTCCGAAAGGAAAGCGTTACATCATCATCGATTTGGGTTACCGTGATCGCGTGCTGGAAGTTTTTGCGAAAAAGACCTCGTCGAAAACCGTTGAAGGAAGACGTGTTTCCGAAGCGTGGGCGCCTCACCAGCACCTGGCGTTTAGTTTGGAAACTTCCGTTCCGTTTACCAAAACCAAATGGATCGAAGACAAGGAAGACGGCAATTATTTGTTCGTACTGGAATTCCCGGATGGAATCAAGGAAATCTCCGTTTGGGTTGGAATTTCCGGAACGGATGAAACCGGCGCCGGCAACAATCTGAAATCGGAATTGTTGAGTATGGATCATGACTTCGATTTTGTGCGTTTGCGTGCAGCAGGAGCGTGGGATCAACAGCTGGGAAAAATCCAGGTTGAAACGAAAAATGAAACGATACTAAATAACTTTTACACAGCACTTTATCACACTTTTATTCATCCTTCACTTTGGACGGATGTAGACGGAAGATACCGCGATTATAACGACCAGGTGCAAACTTCCGACAAGGCTTTGTATTCCGTTTTCTCTTTGTGGGATACGTATCGCGGGGCGAATCCTTTGTATACCATCGTGCAGCCTGAAAAAGTGTCTGATTTTGTAGGTTCATTTTACCAGCAGTACAAGAATACCGGTTTACTTCCTGTCTGGACCTTGTCCAATAACGAAACGGATTGCATGATCGGTTACCATTCGGTATCGGTGATTACGGATGCGTATTTGAAAGGAATTCCGCTGGAAAACCCGGAAGGATTGCTGGAAGCGATGATAGCTTCGAGTACTGCAGACCAATTCGGGAAGAAACAATACGAAGAAACGGGCTTTATTTCTGCCAATTCACTGGCTGAATCTGTGTCCAGAACCCTGGAATACGCTTATGATGACTGGTGTATTTCCAAATTTGCAGAGAAATTGGGGAAAGCTGATATTGCGAAGAAATACCAGATCCGTTCGGCAAATTGGATGAACCTGGTTCACCCCGAAACGCGTTTCTTCCAGCCTCGTAAAGACGGAATTTTCTTACCGTTCTTCAAACCGAATGAAGTCAATCACCACTTCACGGAGGCAAACGGCTGGCAATATTCCCTGGCTGCACCGCATCACATTCAGGCATTGATCGATATACACGGCGGAAACGAAGGAATGATCCATTTCCTGGATACTTTGTTCCTGGGATCGTCTTCCATGTCGGGGCGTGAGCAGGCGGACATTACCGGTTTGATCGGGCAATATGCGCACGGAAACGAGCCTTCGCACCACATGGCGTATACCTACAATTACTGCGGAGCTCCGGATAAAACACAGTTTTTTGTCGATTCGATCCTGAAAACATTTTACACCAATACACCGGATGGACTTTCCGGAAACGAGGATTGCGGACAAATGTCGGCGTGGTACGTATTGAGTGCCATGGGCTTTTACCCGGTTTCGCCCGGAAGCCCTACGTACACGATCGGTCGCCCGCTGATGGATCACGTAACGATCCAGGGAGAAAAAATGCCTTTTGAGATCAAAGTGCTTCACAACTCCGCGGAAAATAAATACGTACAAGCTGTTCAGTGGAACGGCAAGGCTTACCAGAAATTATACATTACCCACCAGATGATCAAAGAGGGTGGCGTATTGGAAATCACGATGGGTGACAAACCGAATAAGCAAGTGGCGAATTACGAACTGGATCTGAGACACGAGATTCCTGCTGCATTTGTTCCGGTGCCGTTTTTCACCACTACCCAAACCATGTTCGATTCGGATATGGATCTGGGGATCGATGTGCTTTTCTTTGAGAAAGGGAAAATATACTACAGCCTGGACGGGGAGAAATTCCAGCCGTTTTACAAGCAGGGAGGAAAGAATATCCAACTGAAAGAAACCACCACGGTTTATGCCAAAGTAGTGCGCGAAGACGGAACGGAAAGTAAAGTGATCCGGAGCTTGTTTACGAAATATGTGCGGGATAAAAAGATTACGGTGACAACTCCGTATGCGAACCAATATTCAGGTGGTGGCACACAGGCTTTGGTCGACGGACAGCGGGGAACGGAAGAATACCGCGGAACGGAATGGCAGGGAACTTTCGGGAAAAACGTGCAGGGAACCATTGAACTGAATGAAACCAGGGAAATTTCCATGATCGAATTCTCGTACCTGCAGGACCAGAAATCCTGGATTTTCCCTCCGAAAAGTGTAAGCATTGAAGTTTCTACGGATGGCGTGAATTTCCGCAAATTGGGGAAAGTACAATCCGGGGCAACGGTGAAGGAAGGTGATAAATTGAAACTGGGAACAGTGAACGTAGAAATCGCCCCGACAACCTGTAAGTTTATTCGTTTCAGTGTGGAAAATTACGGGCCATGTCCCGACTGGCATTTAGGAAAAGGAAACCAAACCTGGTTGTTCCTGGATGAAATCACTGTGAAATAA